The segment TGGAGACAGAGTTGCAAATACAAGGGTTGACTTGAAAGTCAGATAAGCACTTGCTGTCTGTTCTTAGTGTAATAGAGGTGTTCATCAGTTTTCTCTTCTAATGAGCTCTGTTATTTGTCCATTTCCACTTAAACTGCAAGGTTTGTTCAAGTCTGGTGTCTCCCGCCAGACACCCAATTTAAAGCCTTCTTGCTGGAAATGACTTGTGCGTGTCTTCAGGTTCCCCTCACCTGGCTCTTGTCCATCTTCGCAGGTAAACCGCCGGATGGATGGCTGGGAGGAATGACACTGTAGTGACCGAGTTCTTCCTCACTGCGTTCCCAGAGCATCCCGAGTGGGGGCTCCCTCTCTTCCTGGTGTTTTTGAGTTTCTATCTCCTCACTCTGCTGGGGAACACGGGAATGGTCATCCTGATCCGTGTGGATGGCCGGCTGCACACCCCGATGTACTTCTTCCTTGGCCACCTTTCCTTCGTGGACATCTGCTACTCGTCCGTCACGGTCCCCCAGATGCTGGCCATGCTGCTGGAGCGTGGGGCAGTTCTGTCCTACACACGCTGTGCCGCTCAGTTCTTCCTCTTCACCTTCTTTGCTTCCATCGACTGCTACCTCCTGGCAatcatggcctatgaccgctacgtGGCCGTGTGCCGGCCCCTGCTTTATGTCACCGTCATGACCGAGAAGGCCCGCTGGGGCTTACTGGCTGCAGCTTATGCGGCTGGTTTCTCCAGTGCCTTTGTTCGGACGGTCACAGCCTTCACCCTCTCCTTCTGTGGAACCAATGAGATCGACTTTATTTTCTGTGATCTCCCTCCCCTGTTAAAGCTGACCTGTGGGGACAGCTACACCCAGGAGGTGGTCATTATTGTGTTTGCCATTTTTGTCATGCCTCTTTGTGTATTGGTGATCTTGGTGTCCTACGTGTTTATCATCGTGGCCATCATGAGGATCCGCTCTGCGGGAGGCCGGGCCAAGACCTTCTCCACGTGTGCCTCCCACCTCACGGCCGTGTCACTCTTCTTCGGCACTCTCATCTTCATGTACCTCCGAGACAACTCGGGCCAGTCCTCGGAGGAGGACCGAGCGGTGTCAGTGCTCTACACAGTGGTGAcccccatgctgaaccccttcatCTATAGCCTGAGGAATAAGGAGGTAAAGGAGGCGGTTGTGAAAGCCCTGAGCAGGTCAAAGTCTCGTGGAAGGCCCTAGAGGGACTCTTGCTAAGTACGTCATTCCTTTGTTTCCCTGTCCTTTCTGTCTATCCTCAACTTCCACCAACTGGGGAGACTTTCCCAGACAACCCTACTTCGAATTGCACCCGAACTTCCCACCTCCACTTTCAGATTTATTATTCTATGTCATACTTGTCACCATCCAATGCCCGATGTGCTACACATGTGATATTGTCTAATTCTCACAAACTAAAAGGTAAACTACACGAGAGGAGGCGTTTTTATCTGTGAAATCCACTTCTGTGCAGTCAGTGCCTCGCCAAGCACCTAGCACATCAAAAACACCCAACAAGTATTTGTCGAATAAACATATTCATCTCTGGTTCCAGTGTCTACCTTTCGGTTCCAACTTCCTCGtcctcagttgtttttttttttttttttttttttttttttttttttgtatctgccAAGTGGGTTGACCTACTCTATAGGACTAGATTTTTGAGGATCCAGGGCATAAagagcagggaccatgtctgtctTATTTGCTAGCATCTGTTGAATTCTGTACATCCCAGGCACAACACACACTTGATGAGTGGAGTAAATATCTTTGGAAAATCCAAAGACTTATCAGTCTttgttcgttttttgtttttgtttttgtttttttgcacaAGTCACTTACATTTTGCAGGGTGGGGTAAAGCAACCGCACAGAGTGCATATTGGGGCCCATTTTTCCAATATTAACTGCCGGGCAAATGTTCCCCTGACAGATCAGTTTCTGTGGCAGGAACAGAGGCAAGCGTGTTGTAGAAGGAGCTCCGGATTTGGCATCAAAGCATCCAGGCGGTCACTTCTTAGCTGTATGGCTTCAGATTAGTTAGGGTTTGTCAGTCTGCTTTCTCAACTGTGAAATAAAACTTATTGAGCATTTACCCTCAGCCAGGTTttgtgtgtatcacatttattcTCACGACAACTCCGTACATGTGCAGAAACAGAAGGTGCTGGGTGAAGTTCTATAAACGTTAATTAATTTGATTATGGTGATTGTCCCAGGGTCTGCAGCCCAATGAGCACCAGTGGGCAGAAAGACCCATAGCTGATCTGTGGGCCTTTTCATTTTAGAACTGTCTGGAACAGTGTCTTCTGGGCTGACATTAGCCTTGGGTCCAGACACCTGCAGACGTGGAgttcactaaaatttttttaacttaactctTGAAGTAATATACGCTTAAATACACACTTAAATTAATTCGAGGCACCAGGCTAAAGGCTTTACATGAATGATTTACTTTAGTCCCAGCAACTTGAGTGGAAAGTAATTCTGGTTGACCTCATTTTGCAAAAGGAAGATATTAGACCCACAGAGGTGATATGACTTGTCCAAGTTCTGCAGCAAGAAAGTTGCAGAACAGGGAGCACCTGATCCCAAGCCTCTCTCACTCGAAAAGGTCTGCTCACAAATGCCACCCCCCCTGTGTATTTCCCCCTGTCTCCTTCCCAGGCCCCAAGTCTCAGATGCAAATCATTTCAGAAGCATCTGGGTTTTAGTTGCTTCCTCCAATAGGCAGTTCATCAGTACGGTGCCTCTAGGCAGTCACCAACCTTGCCTTCGTGTTTTCCTGTTCAATTTCAGTGATTGCCTAAGAATTCAAGGTTCCTTTCCAAACACCGATCATTGTTTTCTTACCATTTAatagcatttaatatatatttaattgttttgttctATCATCTACATCTATTtaatctatctacctatctatctatccatctattatctaagtatctataatctatctacatatctattatctatccatccatgtatCATCGATctatccattatctatctattatcATCTATCAAATATgatctctgtttctaggagtttgtttttttagattccacatacaagtgagatcatacagtatttgtctttctctgtctgccttattTCCTTTCCAGTGCAATGTTTAATAGAAgtaatgaggggcgcctgcgtggctcagtcggttaagcgtccgacttcagctcaggtcacgatctcgcggtccgtgagttcgagccccacgtcgggctctgggctgatggctcagagcctggagcctgcttccgattctgtgtctccctctctctctgcccctcccctgctcatgctctgtctctctctgtctcaaaaataaataaaaacctttaaaaaaataaaaaaaaaatagaagtaatgaCAGTGTACGTTCCTGTCCTGTTCTTGATCAGAAGAAACTTATTCTTTCATCAGTCActgtgtgggtttttcatagatgtcctTTATTAGCTTATGGGAGTTCCCTTtgattcctagtttgttgagaggtttttttttttttaatttttaagttaaaaaatttttttaaatgtttatttacttttgagggggcgcaagccagggaggggtggagagaggggacagtggatctgaagcaggctctgcgctgacagactgacagcagcaagcccgatgtggagctcgaacttccgaaccgagagatcgtgacctgagccaaagtcagatgctcaaccaactgagccacccaggtgccctaagagtttttttgttttgtttcattttttgtttgttttttttaaatcaggaatggATTTTGGATTTTGTGAGAAGATTTTTCTGTATCCACTAGgatgatcatatagttttattttgtgcttattAATATGGTGGATTACATTGATTGCTTTTGGACTGTTAGATAATTCTTGTATCTTTCGGATAAACGGTTCTCGATTACAGTAAAGTACTGCTTGTATTATCAAAAAAAGTAGAAGATGCTCCTCAGTATTCTTGCTTGGTTACAAAGATCACAGATGGTATTGCCTAAAGCCATATGCCAGTTTTAAAAGGAGACTGTAGTTCTGAGTCATCTAAATACCTCTATTAAAAGGAGAATAGAGAGTAGCataagaaatggaaggaaaatgggagcaaagaagaaatttgagatgttttcatcttctgggaAACATGTTCTGCAGGAGACAGTTTCCATGTGGGCTGAACTCTGAGGACACGGGACCGGTGAAGAGGTCGCTGGGGATGACGTCTGCCTGGGTTGACATGAGCAGATCACAAGGGAAGATCAAAGGGTTGACAGCTGGCCTCCTGTGGTATTTGAAACAGTCGATCCCTCTTTTCTCCTGGAAGAATTTTCACTCTCTTCCTCAGGAGTCCTGACACTACTTTATTCCGGTTTCCTACCTCCCTGGTTCTTACTCCTCTGACTTCTTTGCTGGGTCCTTATTTCTAAATGTTAGAGTTCACACAGGGTTTGGTCAtaggtctttctctctttctgtagtTACCCCTTAGGCAATTTCATCCAGTTCCAAGGATTTAGTTCTTACTTAgagtatttatttatacttatttttttttttaatttgagacagacagagagggtgagcgggggaaaggggcagaaagagagggagagagaatcccaagcaatctccaaGCCCGGTGtggagccgatgtggggctcgatcccacaaccctggaatcatgacctgatccaaaatcaagagctgggtgctcaactgactgagccacccaggcactgcttccttagagtatttaaataaaattcaacgTCTTCACCATGGCCGGACAGATTTAGCCAGGTTGCGTCCCAAACTACCACCATGACTATATTTACTTCTCATCTCCTTCTCCCCCGTCCACCCTGTTCTGTGAGGGCCCCACCCTGCTCTTGCAGCAATATCCTTCCACTTGCTCTCCCTTTTCTTAGAATGTGTTTACTCAGAACTTCTCATGGCTCACTCTCTTATTTTATTCAGTTCTCTACTCAAATACCCAAGAAAGGCTTTCCCCAACTCCTGCACCTCTCCATCCCAAATAGCCATCCCATGCTGGGTCGTTGTCTATTCTCTGCTCCTAGTGCACTTTTTATCCCAGGCCTTCTTGCTAGCTCATATTAcagccatcatttatttattcacaccttcattgtctgtctccctctctatgaaGGAAAAGCCAGACAAGCAACGGTGCTATCTCCTCTTCT is part of the Felis catus isolate Fca126 chromosome D1, F.catus_Fca126_mat1.0, whole genome shotgun sequence genome and harbors:
- the LOC101089717 gene encoding olfactory receptor 9Q2, whose protein sequence is MAGRNDTVVTEFFLTAFPEHPEWGLPLFLVFLSFYLLTLLGNTGMVILIRVDGRLHTPMYFFLGHLSFVDICYSSVTVPQMLAMLLERGAVLSYTRCAAQFFLFTFFASIDCYLLAIMAYDRYVAVCRPLLYVTVMTEKARWGLLAAAYAAGFSSAFVRTVTAFTLSFCGTNEIDFIFCDLPPLLKLTCGDSYTQEVVIIVFAIFVMPLCVLVILVSYVFIIVAIMRIRSAGGRAKTFSTCASHLTAVSLFFGTLIFMYLRDNSGQSSEEDRAVSVLYTVVTPMLNPFIYSLRNKEVKEAVVKALSRSKSRGRP